From Nicotiana tabacum cultivar K326 chromosome 22, ASM71507v2, whole genome shotgun sequence, one genomic window encodes:
- the LOC107803916 gene encoding GDSL esterase/lipase At1g71691-like — protein sequence MASEFRLFSLGFLLFALVNNAICQEEEGTRNALVPAMFIFGDSLIDNGNNNNLPSFAKANYFPYGIDFNGGPTGRFSNGYTMVDVIAQLLGLPLIPPYTEASGDQMRFGINYASAAAGILDITGRNFVGRIPFNQQITNFESTVNQIRSNLGVSDVGEALAKSIFFVGMGSNDYLNNYLMPNYNTKNQYNAQEFASLLVQQYNQQLMRLYNLGARKFVIGGVGLMGCIPSILEQSQNGACSDEVNQLVLPFHNNVRSMLNNFNTNLPGSKFVYIDIRNMFQDLLTNYRQYGFSEINNGCCGVGRNRGQITCLPFQTPCQNREQFIFWDAFHPTEAVNILFGRKAFSGGSDVVYPINIQQLASL from the exons ATGGCTAGTGAGTTTAGGCTATTTTCTTTGGGTTTTCTGTTGTTTGCATTGGTTAATAATGCAATATGTCAAGAAGAAGAAGGAACGAGGAATGCTTTGGTGCCAGCCATGTTTATATTTGGAGACTCTTTGATTGACAATGGAAACAACAATAATTTGCCTTCTTTTGCAAAGGCTAACTATtttccttatggaattgattttaaTGGTGGCCCTACTGGTCGTTTCTCCAACGGTTACACCATGGTTGATGTAATTG CTCAATTGCTTGGACTACCCCTTATTCCACCATACACTGAGGCTTCTGGAGACCAAATGCGATTTGGAATAAACTATGCCTCAGCTGCTGCTGGGATTCTTGATATTACTGGCAGAAACTTT GTAGGGCGTATTCCATTCAATCAGCAAATCACAAATTTTGAGAGCACAGTTAACCAAATCAGAAGCAATCTTGGAGTATCAGATGTAGGAGAGGCATTAGCCAAATCTATTTTCTTTGTTGGAATGGGAAGCAATGACTACCTTAATAATTACCTTATGCCTAATTACAATACAAAGAATCAATATAATGCTCAAGAATTTGCCAGTCTCTTGGTTCAGCAGTATAATCAACAACTTATg AGATTATATAATCTTGGAGCTAGAAAATTTGTGATTGGTGGAGTTGGACTAATGGGGTGTATTCCAAGTATTCTAGAACAAAGTCAAAATGGTGCTTGTTCAGATGAAGTCAATCAACTTGTTCTTCCATTCCATAACAATGTTAGATCAATGCTTAACAACTTTAATACCAATCTTCCTGGTTCCAAATTTGTTTATATTGACATCAGGAATATGTTCCAAGATCTCCTTACCAATTATAGACAATATG GATTTAGTGAAATAAATAATGGATGCTGTGGAGTAGGGAGAAATAGAGGGCAAATAACATGTCTACCATTCCAAACACCATGTCAAAATAGGGAACAATTCATATTTTGGGATGCATTTCATCCAACTGAGGCAGTTAACATCTTGTTTGGGAGGAAGGCTTTCAGTGGTGGTTCTGATGTTGTTTATCCCATCAATATTCAGCAACTTGCCAGTCTTTGA